One genomic segment of Streptococcus salivarius includes these proteins:
- a CDS encoding site-specific DNA-methyltransferase yields MDGRESYEFTWVGKREAIAEAGRPTTKTLRPDLDESVDFDKSENIFITGDNLEVLKILQESYLGKIDMIYIDPPYNTGKDFVYSDKFQKTDQELKEEMDLLDEEGRQVVGLTKNEKSSARYHSDWLNMMYPRLRLARNLLKDSGIIFISIDDNEQANLKVMCDEIFGEENFRNILSVRRYDKNLNRQFMEDGLQSLNIGLEYIYIYSKTEAAKLSPVFRKATDDRSNKGYWKGFWNNADRPTMRYDILGYTPKEGQWKWKEESAREAIENYRTFEQEYSSKMTLEEYWKLTGENKKFLRRNLNGNGKNKGVEHWVAPSSGILRTSNWSDLLISKPTGLDIPFDSPKSAEVIQQLIKLSGIGEGVILDFFGGSATTADAVMQLNAEDGGNRKFILCTLDEEVADKSAAKEAGYETIDQISRERIRRAAAKIQEEHPELVGKQDFGFKAYKLDSSNFKDVSARPDQFIQGELFDSVSNIKEGRSGLDLLFQVMLTWGMELSLAIDLKKVAGAEIYDVDQASLIASFEDDISEEVIRYIAQQQPLRAVFRDSSFANSADKINVSEIFKELSPNTKVKVV; encoded by the coding sequence GTGGATGGTCGAGAATCCTATGAGTTTACCTGGGTTGGAAAGCGCGAAGCCATCGCAGAAGCTGGGCGACCAACGACTAAAACCTTGCGACCAGACCTTGATGAGAGTGTTGACTTTGATAAGAGTGAAAATATCTTTATCACTGGGGATAACTTAGAAGTTTTGAAAATTTTGCAAGAGTCCTATCTTGGAAAAATTGATATGATCTATATCGATCCACCCTATAATACAGGGAAAGATTTTGTATACTCTGATAAGTTCCAAAAAACGGACCAAGAGTTGAAAGAAGAAATGGACCTCTTGGATGAAGAAGGACGCCAAGTCGTTGGTCTTACTAAAAATGAAAAGAGTTCGGCTCGTTATCACTCAGACTGGCTCAATATGATGTATCCACGCCTCCGTCTAGCACGTAATCTTCTCAAGGATTCGGGTATCATCTTTATTTCTATTGATGATAACGAACAAGCGAACCTAAAGGTCATGTGTGATGAGATATTTGGGGAAGAGAATTTTAGAAATATTCTTTCGGTTAGACGATATGATAAAAATCTTAATCGTCAATTTATGGAAGACGGTTTACAGTCTTTAAATATCGGTTTGGAATATATTTATATATATTCAAAAACAGAAGCAGCAAAATTATCTCCAGTGTTTAGAAAAGCAACAGACGATCGCTCTAATAAAGGATATTGGAAAGGTTTTTGGAATAATGCTGATAGACCAACAATGAGATATGATATCCTTGGATATACTCCTAAAGAAGGACAATGGAAATGGAAAGAAGAGTCCGCAAGGGAGGCGATTGAAAATTATAGAACATTTGAACAAGAGTATTCTTCAAAAATGACGTTAGAAGAATACTGGAAATTAACAGGTGAAAACAAAAAATTTTTACGAAGAAACCTAAATGGAAATGGTAAAAATAAAGGTGTAGAACATTGGGTAGCACCATCGAGTGGAATACTAAGAACAAGCAATTGGTCTGATTTATTGATCTCGAAACCAACTGGATTAGATATACCTTTCGATAGTCCTAAGAGTGCTGAGGTAATTCAACAATTGATTAAATTGTCTGGGATTGGAGAAGGAGTTATACTAGACTTCTTCGGTGGTTCTGCTACGACAGCTGATGCAGTCATGCAACTGAATGCGGAAGATGGAGGCAATCGTAAGTTTATCTTGTGTACTTTAGATGAGGAAGTAGCTGACAAGTCTGCTGCTAAAGAAGCAGGATATGAAACTATTGACCAAATTTCACGTGAGCGGATTCGTCGTGCTGCTGCTAAGATTCAGGAAGAACACCCAGAGTTGGTTGGCAAGCAAGACTTTGGTTTTAAAGCTTACAAACTAGACTCTTCAAATTTCAAGGATGTTTCAGCTCGACCAGATCAATTCATCCAAGGGGAACTTTTTGATAGTGTATCCAATATCAAGGAAGGACGTTCTGGACTTGATTTGCTCTTCCAAGTTATGTTGACATGGGGGATGGAGTTGTCTTTGGCGATTGATTTGAAAAAAGTAGCAGGAGCAGAAATCTACGATGTAGATCAGGCCTCCCTTATAGCCTCCTTTGAAGATGATATATCGGAAGAAGTCATCCGATACATTGCTCAACAACAACCACTCCGTGCTGTTT